The Aerococcaceae bacterium DSM 111021 region TCGCTTGTTGGTAATACTTAATCATCTCAGCTTGTTCAGCATTGGTTAAATCAATCTTACCATCAACCATCGCATTGATATCTTCCATTAATAATTCCTCTACCCCATCACGTAGATTCATAAACCCACCCGTTGATGGTTTATCATCTGGAATAACCGCCGTTTCAAGCCATTCACCATTTACTGCATGGTATAAATCATCTTTTATCAGTTGTTCGTTCACTGCCATAAACCACACTCCTATTAGTATATTAAATTCATTATAACACGGTTATATTAAGCACGAATGAAGTGATGCTCACGTCAGGTCGGTTTATGTCCTATAAAAAAAATGAGCCTAGACAGCCGACAAATTGTCAGCAGCTAAGCTCAGTAAATCTAATTAAATTCCTAATTCTTTACGAATATCAGAAGCCATCTTCTCATGTGCTGCTTCATCGAGGTATGTTTCTTTAGGATTCATCGCAAAGGGCGTTCCCCACTCAAATTCGCCTTCATATTTAGGCACAAGATGGAAGTGTAGGTGCGAACCGCCATCGCCGTATGCACCGTAGTTAATTTTGTCAGGTTGGAAAAGTTTATGCATTGCTTTAGCAACTTTATTTACATCAGCAAAGTATTTATTTCGCTCTTCATCTGTAATATCAACCATTTCGCTCACATGCTCCTTATACGCAACAATGATACGTCCTGGATGACTTTGTTCACGGAAAATGATTACTAGTGACGTTTCAAGTTCACCTACCAGATAGCCAAACTCATCTAATAATTCACCTTTTTGACAATAACCACAATTTGGATCTAAAACCATATTACATACCTCCATTTTCTTATTTTACTTTATTATATAGGAGTTTTAACAAGCATCCTATACTCGAGTAAAATATTTTTGCCCGCAGCGCGTTATGCTAAACGAGAAGCGTTCTTACCAGCAATGCGACCGAACGTAAAGATATCTGATAAAGCATTCCCACCTAGACGGTTCCCTGCATGAATCCCTCCAGCAACTTCTCCAGCTGCATATAGACCCGGAATAATATCGCCGTCTTTAGTCAATACATGTGTATCTGAGTCGATTTTTAATCCACCCATTGTATGATGGACCGCTGGTTTTCTTGGTGTTGCATAAAAGGGTGCTTTCTCAACTTTATATTCAAAGGCCCCTTTATGAAACTCTGGATCTTCCCCGGCTTCAACATACGAATTGTATTTATTAATGGTTTCAACTAATACCGCCGGATCCATACCAATCATCTCAGCTAATTCTTCTAGCGTATCTGCGCGGAATAGAATACCTTGCGCGACTTCTTTCTCAATCTTCTCATCATTGGTATTCATGGCAGTGTTTTTAATATTTTCATCTGCGATTAAGTAGAATAAACCACCATGATCGATCGCTGCTTTAGATAATTCATCTCGACTACCATATTCGTTAACGAACCGTTTACCTTCTTGGTTAACCATTATAAAGTTTGCGGGTGGCACTTGTAGTCCTGAGAATAGCGCTCCAGTATTTGGATCGGTTGTTGGTAACATTTGAATATAACCCATATCAACTAAATCTGCGCCAACACTCTCACCTAAACGAATACCGTCACCCGTAATAGCAGGTGAATTCGATGTTTTAATATCATCCGCAATCTCAGCCCAATATGTATTATATTTTTGAAGCATCTTCGTGTTTGAACCAAATCCACCTGAAGCAAGAACGACTGAGTCTGCATGAACGATAACTTTGCGCTTGTTGG contains the following coding sequences:
- a CDS encoding HIT family protein; translated protein: MEVCNMVLDPNCGYCQKGELLDEFGYLVGELETSLVIIFREQSHPGRIIVAYKEHVSEMVDITDEERNKYFADVNKVAKAMHKLFQPDKINYGAYGDGGSHLHFHLVPKYEGEFEWGTPFAMNPKETYLDEAAHEKMASDIRKELGI